One Vanessa atalanta chromosome 6, ilVanAtal1.2, whole genome shotgun sequence genomic window carries:
- the LOC125064831 gene encoding uncharacterized protein LOC125064831 produces MVNYKRVVCEVAVLLVVLSVTTAAPAADCTHAHYDQRQNGTENYRLNIDGVVIAVAPAESLLEAASDLSDYFDMTSIDVLLKPSSESPSTKPQESLKPDAEKPLSDVSLNSDLPAQKKDASVRKQEKAQRLKHRLANAIIPLLRRTRHQ; encoded by the exons ATGGTCAACTACAAACGGGTGGTATGCGAGGTGGCAGTGTTGCTGGTGGTACTATCCGTCACCACCGCCGCACCTGCCGCTGATTGCACTCATGCGCATTACGATCAACGGCAGAATGGAACAGAAAACTATCGCTTGAACATCGACGGTGTTGTTATAGCAGTGGCACCAGCGGAGTCACTTCTTGAAGCAGCCTCAGACCTGAGTGACTATTTTGATATGACAAGTATTGATGTGTTACTTAAACCGAGTAGTGAAAGTCCATCTACGAAGCCCCAAGAAAGTCTTAAGCCCGATGCCGAAAAGCCCCTCAGTGACGTCAGTCTCAATTCAGACTTGCCCGCCCAAAAAAAAGATGCATCAGTCAGGAAACAGGAGAAAGCTCAAAg actgAAACACCGTCTTGCTAATGCTATAATACCGTTGCTCCGAAGAACGCGCCATCAATAA
- the LOC125064737 gene encoding uncharacterized protein LOC125064737, which translates to MTASSRRPLGELDARACTMLLLLACLFAAAAAAPSYDQRQDGNFNVQTDVQNVVLLIGLPKKLPFGNVLGYFLRNSKTGNDNIQAQDRSDNHVMEAFVEPSTPYRVEIGSEGERSVEGDSGSGRDEEVVIAGRRRLETEPQHQEDEMKLIGATEQCGPERERDPVTLTCRFRDSAPEKTPEVVSSTA; encoded by the coding sequence ATGACAGCGTCCAGTCGCCGACCACTAGGTGAATTAGACGCACGCGCATGTACGATGCTGTTATTGCTCGCATGCCTGTTTGCCGCCGCGGCCGCCGCGCCAAGTTACGACCAACGACAGGACGGCAATTTTAACGTTCAAACGGATGTACAAAATGTCGTCTTACTCATTGGCTTACCAAAGAAATTACCTTTCGGTAACGTTCTTGGCTATTTCCTAAGAAACTCAAAGACAGGAAATGACAACATACAAGCGCAGGACAGGTCTGATAACCATGTTATGGAAGCCTTCGTGGAACCTAGCACGCCGTATCGAGTAGAAATCGGTTCCGAAGGTGAGAGATCGGTGGAAGGCGACAGTGGTAGCGGGCGTGATGAAGAGGTAGTTATCGCGGGTCGGCGGCGTTTAGAAACGGAACCACAACACCAAGAAGACGAAATGAAGCTCATAGGAGCGACAGAACAGTGTGGTCCGGAACGTGAAAGAGATCCAGTGACGCTCACATGCCGTTTCCGCGATTCTGCTCCAGAAAAGACGCCTGAAGTAGTTTCTTCTACAGCATAA